From a single Nocardioides panacis genomic region:
- a CDS encoding NUDIX hydrolase, which produces MTEIVALVDRTGAVVGSAERSVVRRENLLHAATAVLVRDPAGRIYVHRRSPDKDWAPSHHDAAAGGVMGYGEEPAVSAARELAEELGVTGATLRPLGLSVYEDDGTRCVEHCYETTWDGPVRHADGEVVWGAWRSLEELDALLTDPGWLFVPDTRQLLGRLARDGVGDYGALRFWA; this is translated from the coding sequence ATGACCGAGATCGTGGCCCTGGTGGACCGGACGGGCGCCGTGGTGGGCTCCGCCGAGCGCTCCGTCGTACGCCGGGAGAACCTGCTGCACGCCGCCACCGCGGTGCTGGTCCGCGACCCGGCCGGGCGGATCTACGTGCACCGGCGCTCGCCCGACAAGGACTGGGCACCCTCCCACCACGACGCCGCCGCCGGCGGGGTCATGGGGTACGGCGAGGAGCCGGCCGTCTCGGCCGCGCGCGAGCTCGCCGAGGAGCTCGGCGTCACCGGCGCCACGTTGCGGCCGCTGGGCCTCTCGGTCTACGAGGACGACGGGACGCGCTGCGTGGAGCACTGCTACGAGACCACCTGGGACGGACCGGTCAGGCACGCCGACGGAGAGGTGGTCTGGGGCGCCTGGAGGTCGCTGGAGGAGCTCGACGCCCTGCTCACCGACCCCGGCTGGCTGTTCGTGCCGGACACCCGGCAGCTGCTCGGCCGACTCGCGCGCGACGGCGTCGGCGACTACGGCGCCCTACGATTCTGGGCATGA
- a CDS encoding aminoacyl-tRNA deacylase: MSDDNSARALAAAESLGLAHTVTRHGPVRSLEEAAEARGLEPAAVVKTLVVRLADDDYRFVLVPGDREIAWPKLRAVLGLNRLSMPSAEVALEVTGYVRGTITPLGSTTAWPVVADASLSGPVSLGAGAPGVAVTVDAAEVVQKLDALVADVTDPR; this comes from the coding sequence ATGAGCGACGACAACTCGGCCCGCGCGCTGGCTGCTGCGGAGTCCCTGGGGCTCGCGCACACGGTGACCCGGCACGGACCGGTGCGGTCCCTGGAGGAGGCGGCCGAGGCCCGCGGCCTCGAGCCGGCGGCGGTCGTGAAGACGCTGGTGGTCCGGCTCGCCGACGACGACTACCGGTTCGTCCTGGTGCCGGGTGACCGGGAGATCGCCTGGCCCAAGCTCCGGGCCGTGCTCGGGCTGAACCGGCTGTCGATGCCGAGCGCCGAGGTGGCGCTGGAGGTGACCGGCTACGTGCGGGGCACGATCACGCCGCTGGGCAGCACCACGGCCTGGCCGGTGGTCGCGGACGCGTCGCTGTCCGGTCCGGTCTCGCTGGGGGCCGGCGCCCCGGGTGTCGCGGTCACCGTCGACGCCGCGGAGGTCGTGCAGAAGCTCGACGCCCTGGTCGCGGACGTCACCGACCCCCGCTGA